One genomic segment of Fervidobacterium pennivorans includes these proteins:
- a CDS encoding nitroreductase family protein yields the protein MELKDVILKRRSIRRFKDKEVSPETLLEIARYALLAPSGRNSKPVDLIIVTEKDKIERIMKAREGAFSFLKTAPACIVVTASEASSTWMSDASIVATYIQLLCVDYGLGSCWGHAHDRFQDGVSVEGKIKELVGIPDGYRVLCVIGIGYPDEEKNAHTLKDVDNNKIHIEKW from the coding sequence ATGGAATTAAAAGATGTCATCTTAAAACGGAGAAGTATAAGAAGGTTCAAAGATAAGGAAGTCTCACCAGAAACTCTTTTAGAAATTGCAAGGTATGCTTTGTTGGCTCCGAGTGGGAGGAACTCAAAACCTGTCGATTTGATTATAGTGACTGAAAAAGACAAAATCGAGCGTATAATGAAAGCAAGAGAAGGAGCGTTTTCGTTCCTAAAAACCGCACCTGCATGTATAGTTGTTACTGCAAGTGAAGCCAGTTCAACCTGGATGTCAGATGCCTCTATAGTGGCAACGTATATACAACTTCTGTGTGTTGATTACGGTCTTGGAAGCTGCTGGGGCCATGCACATGATCGTTTCCAAGATGGAGTGTCAGTTGAAGGGAAGATTAAAGAGCTTGTTGGTATTCCAGATGGTTACAGGGTACTTTGCGTAATAGGAATTGGATATCCGGACGAAGAAAAAAATGCGCATACGTTAAAAGATGTTGATAATAACAAAATTCATATTGAGAAATGGTAG
- a CDS encoding DUF4438 domain-containing protein codes for MKTNKDQVVQLSILVEIAHPVVRMPVVDGNGNSFYIPGVGGITYNFGLGDNAFKMHGDHIEPDVSAKNKDKDLNPTCMALACIGNEAAVISGDAKGMKGYVIGKHGGIDHILIWFPEKEKLAVGDKIQIKAWGQGLEIVNYPEVKVMNIDPDLFEKIPIKIKNSKLQVPVTAIVPAHLTGSGIGAGNPSATDYDMNTLDKEEIKKFKLDKVRIGDLVAISDHYNGYGAGGYKEGAVSIGVVVHSNCYKTGHGPGMVIIMTSKEGDIVPVLDKDSNIKNYLNIR; via the coding sequence ATCAAAACAAACAAAGACCAAGTTGTTCAGCTTTCAATATTGGTAGAAATAGCACACCCGGTTGTCCGTATGCCAGTTGTTGATGGTAATGGCAATTCGTTTTACATTCCCGGTGTTGGAGGTATCACATACAACTTCGGGCTTGGTGACAATGCATTCAAGATGCACGGTGACCATATCGAACCTGATGTTAGCGCCAAAAACAAAGACAAGGACTTAAATCCCACTTGTATGGCTCTTGCATGTATTGGGAACGAAGCAGCAGTAATATCCGGAGATGCGAAAGGCATGAAAGGATACGTAATAGGAAAGCATGGAGGAATAGACCATATATTAATCTGGTTTCCAGAGAAAGAAAAATTAGCAGTTGGAGATAAGATACAGATTAAAGCCTGGGGACAAGGGCTTGAAATTGTTAACTATCCAGAAGTCAAAGTCATGAATATAGATCCAGATTTGTTTGAGAAGATACCGATAAAAATTAAGAATAGTAAATTGCAAGTTCCAGTTACTGCTATCGTTCCTGCACACCTAACGGGTTCTGGAATCGGAGCTGGTAATCCATCAGCTACTGACTATGATATGAATACTTTGGATAAAGAAGAAATTAAGAAGTTCAAACTCGATAAAGTAAGGATAGGAGATTTAGTTGCAATATCAGACCACTACAACGGTTACGGAGCCGGAGGTTACAAAGAAGGTGCCGTTTCGATAGGTGTTGTCGTTCATTCGAATTGCTACAAAACAGGACACGGTCCAGGGATGGTGATAATAATGACCTCAAAAGAAGGAGACATAGTGCCAGTTCTCGATAAAGATAGTAATATAAAAAACTACCTCAATATACGTTGA
- a CDS encoding 3-oxoacyl-ACP synthase III family protein: MKYAKIISSGMYVPKKVMTNAEFEKLTMFTIDPYFSDAIGINHRHISEDWETPTYMAAEAAKKALARIGMKPEEIDLIIVGTDTPEAVSPPDAPRVQYLIGAHKAEPLAFNVNASCANGALMLDIAARYIAMGDYKNVLVIGTYAMTKFLSWKYSWEALFSDGAGALILTASDEPGFIGSVARADGSWWQNWGIYMGAGTMNLAGFERGLHKLDLRAAYPSTVNEEGWPMLINKLMEKYNITKDEIGMIFFTQVRKKTIEKVMETLGLPIERAHMIMHKYGYTGSACVYMAYDDAFDEGKIEQLEGKVVIFLTSGVGYQQVATAFRM; encoded by the coding sequence ATGAAGTACGCAAAGATTATTTCCTCTGGGATGTACGTTCCTAAAAAAGTGATGACGAACGCGGAGTTTGAAAAGTTAACGATGTTTACTATTGACCCATATTTCTCAGATGCGATTGGTATCAATCACAGACATATTTCAGAAGATTGGGAAACTCCTACTTATATGGCTGCAGAAGCTGCGAAGAAGGCACTCGCGCGAATTGGTATGAAACCGGAAGAAATTGATTTGATTATCGTTGGTACAGATACTCCGGAAGCGGTATCCCCACCAGATGCTCCAAGGGTTCAGTACCTCATAGGTGCCCACAAAGCAGAACCACTCGCTTTCAATGTAAACGCATCATGTGCAAATGGAGCGTTAATGCTTGATATCGCAGCAAGGTATATAGCCATGGGGGATTACAAAAATGTCCTCGTTATAGGTACATATGCGATGACTAAGTTCCTAAGTTGGAAATATTCATGGGAAGCTCTTTTTAGTGATGGCGCAGGTGCATTGATACTTACAGCATCAGATGAACCAGGGTTTATAGGTAGTGTGGCGCGTGCAGACGGTAGTTGGTGGCAAAACTGGGGAATATACATGGGAGCAGGCACCATGAATTTGGCAGGTTTTGAAAGAGGACTTCACAAATTGGACCTTAGAGCTGCTTATCCATCTACAGTCAATGAGGAAGGATGGCCTATGTTGATTAATAAACTTATGGAAAAATACAACATCACAAAAGACGAAATTGGTATGATATTCTTTACGCAAGTAAGGAAAAAGACTATTGAAAAAGTTATGGAAACACTTGGACTGCCAATAGAAAGAGCACATATGATTATGCATAAGTACGGCTACACTGGTTCTGCATGTGTCTATATGGCTTACGATGACGCATTTGACGAAGGAAAGATAGAGCAACTAGAAGGCAAGGTAGTTATCTTCTTGACATCCGGTGTTGGGTATCAGCAAGTTGCTACTGCTTTTAGAATGTGA
- a CDS encoding TetR/AcrR family transcriptional regulator — MKKREMPQKNVKITRNKKAKRIPQRADGIESKNKLKKAAIGLLSKNSFSNVSISQITKHAGLSTAAFYQYYINKDELFREIVDDFIRDLKHSLEGESITDVALKYFEYCKRNKNLIQAIHLNEYHFEWLRNEFEDVIQSISEKHGLTDVGLFYFWSPIRFVINFGELLGVKVEPNVLLSLIVNGIQKEKKELQNLPKEVFTFTPEKHVLEVDEKRELILANAESLFGTYGYQKTQIYDIAKASGIGVGTIYLYFENKKEILRELVRWINKGLRYNVRKAMENVKQYPRLVQEIAGLYAFVQFFKSHANMYKIVRESQSLDLEIAKDYYTSIFIPYCKALENSFNDGKLQLNSEKFGTIDTKSILQYIAMLLMGIGHYLGERYILAGKVSDTEKLERFLEDIYVYLSKSLGVAM; from the coding sequence GTGAAGAAGAGAGAAATGCCTCAGAAAAATGTAAAAATTACTAGAAATAAAAAAGCAAAAAGGATACCTCAACGTGCTGATGGTATAGAATCTAAGAATAAACTAAAGAAGGCTGCCATAGGACTTCTTAGTAAAAACAGCTTTTCCAACGTGTCCATTTCACAAATTACTAAGCATGCTGGCTTGAGCACTGCTGCCTTTTATCAATACTACATTAACAAGGATGAGTTGTTTCGAGAGATTGTTGACGATTTCATAAGAGACCTCAAACATTCATTGGAAGGAGAGTCTATAACAGATGTCGCACTAAAATACTTTGAATACTGCAAGAGAAATAAGAACTTAATCCAAGCCATACACCTCAACGAATATCATTTCGAATGGTTGAGGAACGAATTTGAAGATGTAATACAATCTATCTCAGAAAAGCATGGCTTAACTGATGTTGGGCTCTTCTACTTCTGGTCACCAATAAGGTTTGTAATTAACTTCGGGGAGTTGTTGGGTGTAAAGGTAGAACCTAATGTTCTTTTATCGCTCATTGTAAACGGTATTCAGAAAGAAAAGAAGGAGTTGCAAAATCTTCCGAAAGAGGTATTTACATTCACACCCGAAAAACATGTTCTCGAAGTTGATGAAAAACGAGAATTAATACTTGCAAATGCAGAAAGCTTGTTTGGAACTTATGGTTACCAAAAAACGCAGATATATGACATCGCAAAGGCATCAGGAATCGGGGTTGGGACTATATATCTATACTTTGAAAATAAAAAGGAAATCTTACGTGAATTAGTACGATGGATAAATAAGGGGCTAAGATACAACGTTAGAAAAGCCATGGAAAATGTTAAACAGTATCCAAGGTTAGTTCAGGAAATAGCCGGGTTGTACGCCTTTGTCCAGTTCTTCAAAAGTCACGCAAACATGTATAAAATCGTCAGAGAAAGCCAGTCATTAGATTTAGAGATTGCGAAAGATTATTACACATCAATATTTATTCCTTACTGCAAAGCTTTAGAAAACTCATTTAATGACGGGAAACTCCAACTAAATTCGGAAAAATTCGGGACTATCGACACAAAAAGCATTTTGCAATATATTGCTATGCTATTAATGGGAATTGGTCATTACTTGGGTGAACGATATATTCTTGCAGGCAAAGTTTCTGATACAGAAAAGTTGGAACGTTTTTTGGAAGATATCTACGTTTACCTCTCCAAAAGCTTGGGGGTGGCAATGTGA
- a CDS encoding acetyl-CoA hydrolase/transferase family protein has protein sequence MNLREEYEKKLTDIDKVLSILQDNWTIVVGMTPMEPKVFLRNLHRTQASGLEIYTCLNTEPYEFCSNEEYFNRFYNYSWFFGPYNRKLSKNTYYVPNNLHQAGMNLIQSTKINVFVGVASPMDEKGFFTLSASVVYEKDVLENADIVVLEVNPNAPRTHGDTHVHISEVDYIVEVDYPLPQAELLEPAEVEKKIAEHIVELIEDGATIQLGIGGIPNAVAKFLVDKKDLGIHTEMFTESMIDLFEAGVITNKKKTLWNGKFVCTFAYGSQRMYKFIDDNPSVLFLRGRYVNDPYIIAQNDKMVSINTALMVDLTGNVCSEAIGTSHYSGTGGQLDTHRGAVKSKGGKGIIAMRSTAKDGQVSTIVPLLPQGSPITVPRQELDYVVTEWGAVRLRGLPTRKRALALISIAHPDFRDYLTKEAQKLGLI, from the coding sequence GTGAATCTAAGAGAGGAATATGAAAAGAAACTTACTGATATTGACAAGGTGTTGTCAATCCTTCAAGATAACTGGACAATCGTTGTTGGGATGACTCCCATGGAGCCGAAAGTTTTCCTGAGAAACTTGCATCGAACGCAAGCTAGTGGCCTTGAAATCTACACATGTTTAAACACAGAGCCTTATGAATTTTGTTCAAACGAAGAATATTTCAATAGATTTTACAACTATTCTTGGTTTTTCGGACCTTACAACCGAAAGCTTTCAAAAAACACATATTATGTTCCAAACAATCTGCACCAAGCTGGTATGAACCTTATACAATCTACTAAGATAAACGTTTTTGTTGGGGTAGCCTCTCCTATGGATGAAAAAGGGTTCTTCACATTGTCGGCAAGTGTTGTCTACGAGAAGGATGTGCTTGAGAATGCAGATATAGTTGTCCTCGAAGTAAATCCAAACGCTCCAAGAACTCATGGTGATACTCACGTCCACATTTCCGAAGTTGATTACATAGTGGAGGTAGACTATCCTTTGCCACAAGCAGAGCTTCTCGAACCAGCCGAAGTTGAGAAAAAGATAGCAGAACATATTGTGGAACTTATAGAAGATGGTGCGACTATTCAACTTGGAATTGGCGGGATACCAAATGCTGTTGCGAAGTTCTTAGTTGACAAAAAAGATTTAGGTATACACACAGAGATGTTCACGGAGAGTATGATAGACCTCTTTGAAGCAGGAGTTATCACGAATAAGAAAAAAACTCTTTGGAACGGAAAGTTCGTATGTACTTTTGCTTATGGCAGCCAGAGAATGTATAAGTTCATCGATGATAATCCATCAGTGCTATTTTTGAGAGGCAGGTATGTGAACGACCCCTACATCATAGCCCAAAACGACAAAATGGTCAGTATAAACACTGCACTCATGGTTGATTTGACAGGAAATGTTTGCTCCGAAGCAATTGGAACAAGTCATTACAGTGGTACAGGCGGTCAACTGGACACTCATAGGGGAGCTGTAAAGAGCAAAGGAGGCAAGGGCATTATAGCAATGAGGTCTACTGCAAAAGATGGTCAGGTCTCCACGATAGTTCCGTTACTTCCACAAGGGTCACCCATCACGGTTCCACGGCAAGAACTGGATTACGTTGTGACAGAGTGGGGTGCGGTAAGACTTAGAGGATTACCAACAAGGAAACGTGCACTTGCGTTAATATCAATAGCGCATCCAGATTTTCGTGATTACTTAACAAAAGAGGCTCAAAAACTGGGATTAATCTGA
- a CDS encoding ABC transporter substrate-binding protein: MKKLLSVILMLVFLVSLFAEVGVYNDKVVIGTFQALSGPYAIIGQEMSKGMKAYFNWINSRGGIHGRKIELIIADDQLNPAKTVVEVKRLVEQDKVFAIVGGLGTYGCLAVMDYLEQNKVPFVYQGAGTSKLVIPPKKYIFGVQPDYTLEGTLIGKYVGEIAKFKNPAIVYMNNDIGLEGYAAFKAKLEDYKMKPVVEISYNPADTDYSGLVVKLVEKNPDVIVIYGLITDTIRWVKTIRDYGLDSKIITIYPNADPSFIKLAGKYAEGVIFTGWVPLATPDRPEFVRDYQRAISIYQQTYPKEIMSSYAVAGFIAAEVFTEGLIRTGKNLTREGLVKALESFKNWNGILAKDITWGPNLRRGKSSMYFMVVKNGQFVPLTDLIRP; this comes from the coding sequence ATGAAAAAGTTGTTAAGTGTTATTCTTATGCTCGTCTTTTTGGTAAGCTTGTTTGCTGAAGTTGGGGTTTATAACGACAAAGTTGTTATTGGAACATTCCAAGCGTTGTCCGGTCCTTATGCAATCATCGGGCAAGAGATGAGCAAAGGAATGAAAGCGTACTTCAACTGGATTAACAGCAGAGGTGGTATCCATGGGAGAAAAATAGAACTAATAATCGCTGATGACCAACTCAACCCAGCAAAGACTGTTGTTGAGGTCAAGAGGCTAGTTGAGCAAGACAAAGTCTTTGCAATTGTCGGTGGACTCGGAACTTATGGCTGTTTGGCAGTTATGGATTACCTCGAACAGAACAAAGTTCCATTTGTGTATCAGGGTGCGGGAACATCAAAACTCGTTATTCCTCCGAAAAAATACATCTTCGGTGTACAACCAGACTACACTCTTGAAGGAACACTTATCGGTAAGTACGTAGGAGAGATTGCGAAATTCAAAAATCCAGCAATCGTTTACATGAACAACGATATTGGTTTAGAAGGTTATGCTGCTTTTAAAGCTAAGCTTGAAGACTACAAAATGAAACCAGTTGTTGAGATTTCCTACAACCCAGCTGATACAGATTACAGCGGACTTGTTGTAAAGCTTGTTGAGAAGAATCCAGACGTTATTGTTATCTATGGACTTATTACAGACACAATAAGATGGGTTAAAACAATTCGCGACTATGGTCTTGATAGCAAGATAATCACCATCTATCCGAATGCTGACCCATCTTTCATCAAATTAGCTGGTAAATACGCTGAAGGTGTTATTTTTACAGGATGGGTGCCACTCGCGACTCCTGATAGGCCAGAATTTGTTAGAGATTATCAAAGAGCCATATCTATTTATCAACAAACATACCCGAAAGAAATAATGTCCTCATATGCAGTTGCCGGGTTTATTGCAGCAGAGGTATTCACAGAAGGCTTGATTAGGACTGGAAAGAACTTGACAAGGGAAGGTCTTGTGAAGGCTCTTGAAAGTTTCAAAAACTGGAATGGTATACTTGCAAAAGATATTACGTGGGGTCCAAACCTGAGACGCGGTAAGTCCTCAATGTATTTCATGGTTGTTAAGAACGGTCAATTTGTGCCTCTCACCGACTTAATTAGACCATGA
- a CDS encoding ABC transporter ATP-binding protein, giving the protein MLKLENITVRFSGLVAVDNLSMEVKEKTIHSLIGPNGAGKTTVFNAISGLVKHDGSIILDGKDITHVPVHKRVYHGLGRSFQNIIIFKYMTVLQNLMLGYHSKLDYNHFDEVMYTSRFSLEERKARLKAIEVADLLGIKSILGVYAGTLPYGFQKLIDVGRALMTEPKILLLDEPAAGLTEKESDILKERIIKIKDRGITVFLIEHDMRMVLDISDRITVINFGKKIAEGTAQDVINNEEVIKAYLGSGTATTQ; this is encoded by the coding sequence ATGCTAAAGCTTGAGAATATAACGGTTAGGTTTTCTGGACTTGTGGCAGTTGACAACCTTTCGATGGAAGTCAAGGAAAAAACCATACATTCCCTGATAGGACCCAACGGTGCTGGCAAAACCACTGTTTTTAACGCCATATCTGGATTGGTTAAACACGATGGGAGTATTATCCTTGATGGCAAGGATATCACTCACGTGCCGGTTCACAAAAGAGTTTATCATGGTCTTGGAAGAAGTTTCCAGAACATCATTATCTTCAAATATATGACCGTATTACAGAATTTAATGCTTGGGTATCACTCGAAATTGGATTACAATCATTTCGATGAAGTTATGTATACGAGTAGATTCTCATTGGAGGAACGAAAGGCAAGATTGAAAGCTATAGAAGTAGCTGATTTACTTGGTATAAAGAGCATACTGGGAGTTTACGCTGGAACACTTCCATACGGTTTCCAAAAACTCATCGACGTCGGAAGAGCGCTTATGACTGAGCCAAAAATACTCCTTCTTGACGAACCTGCTGCAGGTTTGACCGAGAAGGAATCAGATATTCTCAAAGAGAGAATCATTAAGATAAAAGATAGGGGGATTACTGTTTTTCTCATTGAACACGATATGCGCATGGTGCTCGATATATCGGACAGAATAACTGTAATTAATTTTGGAAAAAAGATTGCGGAAGGTACAGCTCAAGATGTTATCAATAACGAAGAAGTTATAAAAGCGTACCTTGGTTCAGGTACAGCAACAACCCAATAA
- a CDS encoding ABC transporter ATP-binding protein, with amino-acid sequence MKFFQRTDTKDILVKGLNVWYGPVHAVKGIDLNIPAGSVTAILGANGAGKSSTLKAIVGSVKYNGTIILGNESIDALPVHERVKKGVVLCPEGRGIFYQMTVKENLLAGAYTNKTPNFDFVFDIFPFLKERLNQIAGTLSGGEQQMLAIARALMANPKYLLLDEPSLGLAPIVIEKIVEVIKHVNESLKITVVLVEQNTSVALGIAHYGYVLENGRVALSGNAEELKDNPVVREKYLGGVRK; translated from the coding sequence ATGAAGTTTTTTCAACGAACAGACACTAAGGACATTTTAGTCAAGGGGCTTAATGTCTGGTATGGACCTGTTCATGCTGTAAAAGGTATAGACCTAAACATTCCAGCTGGAAGCGTAACGGCCATACTTGGTGCCAATGGAGCGGGCAAAAGTTCAACATTAAAAGCTATTGTTGGAAGTGTCAAATACAATGGAACAATAATCCTTGGAAATGAATCTATAGATGCTCTACCTGTTCACGAAAGAGTAAAAAAGGGAGTTGTGTTGTGTCCAGAAGGTAGAGGGATATTTTACCAAATGACTGTAAAAGAAAACCTCTTGGCAGGGGCTTATACAAACAAGACCCCAAACTTCGACTTCGTTTTTGATATCTTTCCATTCTTAAAAGAACGGCTCAACCAAATAGCAGGTACTTTATCAGGTGGAGAACAACAAATGTTAGCAATTGCAAGAGCCCTGATGGCAAATCCTAAATACTTGCTCCTCGATGAGCCTTCGCTTGGATTGGCTCCTATCGTTATTGAGAAGATTGTAGAAGTAATAAAACATGTCAACGAGTCTTTGAAAATTACTGTTGTACTTGTGGAACAAAACACATCCGTAGCTCTCGGCATTGCACATTATGGTTATGTTTTAGAAAACGGAAGAGTGGCACTTTCTGGCAATGCGGAAGAGCTTAAAGATAACCCAGTTGTTCGCGAGAAATATCTTGGGGGTGTTAGAAAGTGA
- a CDS encoding branched-chain amino acid ABC transporter permease — MINQILLGLSTGAMYSLVAIGLVMMYKVSGVMNFAYGNMGMFMTYVIWWLSSSIGLNIFVSIALGIIFAALIGILVERYGLRPIRHLSHGSMLIVTFGILMILEGLAVQLWGTEYKSFPELITGAPYVIKGDFGIMVIRRQDILVFSILAVVSIAIALFTKFTKFGIAVRAVSENEEIASYMGINVGSVLAFSWAFGTAMAALVGVIAAPKVFVSPTMLTFYQIQGFTAAVLGGFETFTGAVFGGLLLGVIEKIVGNYISEGFKASISLVIIVMVLVFFPNGLFGRRVRRRA; from the coding sequence GTGATAAACCAAATACTTCTTGGCCTTTCAACAGGTGCTATGTATTCATTAGTCGCTATAGGGCTTGTCATGATGTATAAAGTGAGTGGTGTTATGAACTTCGCTTACGGAAATATGGGGATGTTCATGACTTATGTAATTTGGTGGTTGAGTTCTTCAATTGGGCTCAATATATTTGTTTCCATAGCATTAGGAATAATATTTGCTGCTCTCATAGGTATTTTAGTAGAACGATACGGCTTGAGACCAATAAGACATCTTTCTCACGGTTCGATGCTTATCGTTACGTTTGGAATACTCATGATTTTGGAAGGGTTGGCTGTCCAACTCTGGGGGACTGAATATAAATCATTCCCTGAGCTTATAACGGGTGCTCCATATGTGATAAAGGGAGATTTTGGAATAATGGTTATTCGTAGGCAAGATATATTGGTCTTTTCAATACTTGCAGTGGTTTCAATTGCCATCGCTCTGTTTACTAAGTTTACCAAGTTTGGTATCGCCGTTCGTGCAGTTTCAGAGAATGAGGAAATTGCAAGCTATATGGGTATAAATGTGGGGTCTGTTCTAGCATTTTCTTGGGCTTTTGGAACGGCTATGGCTGCACTGGTAGGAGTAATTGCCGCACCTAAAGTTTTCGTCTCACCAACAATGCTTACATTCTATCAAATACAAGGTTTCACAGCTGCTGTCTTGGGCGGATTTGAAACATTTACTGGAGCAGTTTTCGGTGGCTTGCTGTTAGGTGTCATAGAGAAAATCGTGGGTAATTACATTTCTGAAGGTTTTAAGGCATCGATTTCGTTGGTTATCATAGTGATGGTCTTGGTCTTTTTCCCGAATGGCTTGTTTGGAAGAAGAGTAAGGAGGCGAGCTTGA
- a CDS encoding alpha/beta fold hydrolase, with the protein MLWIWLILALLPFLLLKSAFIITILSLVGIYALATLGLNLIMGYSGQISIGHAAFMSIGAYTSTLLVMQYNIPVVFGIILGGITAFIFGILIGFPALRLSGFYLAIATMGFVVAIEQLFSYLEHITGGHAGIRNIPFPFLWNSDVEKYLLVFAFLFVAYVVADRLINSKTGRAWMAVRENEIAASVMGVNIAWYKVLAFAIGSMFAGIAGALYAHVIGYIAPSDFGIAKSLDLLAISVIGGMASIDGPFYGALIYVAMPFLFSRSNFSLSIIFGALLIFVVLFMPLGISFYVKIFRMNYFNALIAYLKKSRRPFGMFVQTPVGRIHYIKHGSGNIPVVLVHGNFASSRFFEPLIKKIPEHQFTVYALDLPNFGFSDELPGDVSIEKYVDALESFVKTLGINNFILLGHSLGGAVAMGYAIRHSKNLAKLVLVDPAPIFGMPRYDESAYKIIDVYRKNPDMIKRALMMNAPNYDDEEFFDRITSDALRMAKKAFIGNAKALADYNYIDKAVLLEVPVVVIYGDKDVILDYESMKKTAEAFPKGKLIVLKDIGHSPVIEAPEKVIKHLTDIVT; encoded by the coding sequence ATGCTTTGGATTTGGTTGATACTAGCGTTGTTGCCATTTTTGCTACTAAAAAGTGCTTTCATAATTACCATACTTAGCCTTGTAGGAATTTACGCGCTCGCCACATTAGGTTTAAACTTGATTATGGGATATTCAGGGCAAATATCAATAGGTCACGCAGCCTTTATGAGCATAGGTGCTTACACTTCCACTTTGCTTGTTATGCAGTACAACATTCCTGTTGTGTTTGGAATAATATTGGGTGGAATAACAGCTTTTATCTTTGGTATTTTAATAGGTTTCCCTGCACTGAGATTGTCAGGCTTTTACCTTGCCATCGCAACAATGGGGTTTGTTGTTGCTATTGAACAACTCTTCAGTTACCTTGAACACATTACAGGCGGGCATGCAGGGATAAGGAACATACCTTTTCCCTTCTTATGGAATTCCGACGTAGAAAAGTATCTGTTAGTATTTGCTTTCTTATTCGTCGCTTACGTTGTTGCTGATAGGCTAATAAACTCCAAAACCGGACGTGCTTGGATGGCAGTTAGGGAGAACGAAATTGCAGCATCTGTGATGGGTGTAAATATTGCATGGTACAAAGTCCTTGCTTTTGCAATTGGTTCCATGTTCGCTGGTATAGCTGGTGCACTTTATGCACATGTTATCGGTTACATAGCGCCAAGTGATTTTGGAATAGCAAAATCTCTCGACTTATTGGCTATATCTGTTATAGGTGGTATGGCATCAATAGATGGTCCTTTCTACGGGGCGCTCATTTATGTTGCTATGCCATTTTTGTTTAGTAGGTCAAACTTCTCTCTCTCAATCATTTTTGGAGCTTTGCTTATCTTCGTTGTTCTCTTTATGCCATTAGGGATAAGTTTCTACGTAAAAATATTCAGAATGAACTATTTCAACGCTCTTATAGCGTATCTAAAAAAATCCAGGAGACCATTTGGGATGTTTGTTCAAACTCCCGTTGGGCGAATACACTATATTAAACATGGAAGCGGAAATATCCCGGTTGTATTAGTCCATGGTAACTTCGCTTCTTCCAGATTTTTTGAGCCATTGATAAAAAAAATTCCAGAACACCAATTCACGGTTTATGCACTCGATCTGCCAAATTTTGGTTTCTCGGATGAACTCCCAGGGGATGTAAGTATTGAAAAATACGTTGATGCGTTGGAAAGCTTTGTGAAAACGCTCGGGATAAACAATTTCATATTGCTTGGTCATTCTTTAGGTGGAGCAGTTGCCATGGGATACGCCATAAGACATTCCAAAAACTTAGCTAAATTGGTATTGGTTGACCCTGCACCGATTTTTGGCATGCCACGTTACGATGAATCGGCTTACAAAATTATAGATGTTTATAGGAAAAATCCAGATATGATTAAGCGGGCCTTGATGATGAACGCTCCGAATTACGATGATGAGGAGTTCTTTGACAGAATAACATCAGATGCCCTAAGAATGGCAAAGAAAGCGTTCATAGGTAATGCAAAAGCCCTAGCTGATTATAACTACATAGATAAAGCAGTGTTATTAGAAGTGCCTGTTGTAGTAATTTACGGTGATAAAGATGTTATACTTGATTATGAAAGCATGAAGAAAACAGCGGAAGCCTTTCCAAAAGGTAAGTTGATAGTGCTGAAAGATATCGGGCATAGTCCGGTTATAGAAGCACCAGAAAAGGTTATAAAACATCTCACAGATATAGTAACATAA